The Terriglobales bacterium genome contains a region encoding:
- a CDS encoding CRTAC1 family protein: MIRQFPVGPNIISSLTRRAFLQNLGKAAALSMLSRLGFGAQPLSPFEEVPPSASGITWVHRSGASPHKYLPETTGAGCAFLDYDNDGWMDIYLVNSGKCDFFDPNPPLRNALYRNNRDGTFTDVTEKAGVGGGGFGQGVAVGDYDGDGFPDLYVTQYGRSILYHNNGDGTFTDVTEKAGVAAPGWSSSAVWFDYDNDGRLDLFVCRFVDYSREKDQFCGQVEKQERHYCIPRIYKPMASWLFHNNGDGTFTDVSKSSEIAAHLGKAWGVVAADVNNDGRMDLFVANDTAPNFLFINRGKGKFEEIGEPAGIAYSAAGRPRSGMGVDAADYNQDGNIDLFVANIDNEMYALYKNNGDETFDDQALPTGIGNATRLMSGWGLKFFDYDNDGNLDLFLSNGEPDDLINLLDARVSYREPLMLFQNTGSGFKNVSAQSGPVFAKPLSARGLAIGDFNNDGAIDVLISCNNGGPLLLRNNIGAESHWVGLKLVGKKANRDAIGARVTYQAGDLKRSHMKVGGGSYLSSHDPRIVLGIGKRTKIDWLEVKWPQPSGAVERFTNVPIDRYVTIIEGTGKWQVTKWA, from the coding sequence GTGATCAGACAATTTCCAGTCGGGCCGAACATCATCTCCTCTCTCACGCGCCGCGCTTTCCTCCAGAACCTCGGCAAGGCGGCTGCGCTCTCAATGCTTTCCCGATTGGGGTTCGGTGCTCAACCGCTTTCTCCATTCGAGGAAGTTCCGCCGTCGGCGAGCGGCATCACCTGGGTGCACCGCAGCGGAGCATCGCCGCACAAATACTTGCCCGAGACCACTGGCGCGGGCTGCGCCTTTCTCGACTACGACAACGACGGTTGGATGGACATCTATCTCGTCAATAGCGGCAAATGCGACTTCTTCGATCCGAATCCACCTTTGCGCAATGCTCTCTACCGCAACAACCGCGACGGAACGTTCACTGACGTCACCGAAAAAGCAGGGGTTGGCGGCGGAGGATTTGGGCAGGGAGTTGCAGTCGGTGACTACGACGGCGACGGCTTTCCCGATCTGTACGTTACGCAGTACGGCCGCAGCATCCTCTATCACAACAACGGCGACGGTACGTTTACAGACGTTACTGAGAAAGCCGGGGTGGCCGCTCCGGGCTGGTCGTCGAGCGCCGTGTGGTTCGATTACGACAACGACGGCCGTCTCGATCTGTTCGTCTGCCGCTTCGTCGATTACAGCAGAGAAAAAGATCAATTCTGCGGACAAGTCGAGAAGCAGGAGCGTCACTATTGCATTCCGCGCATTTACAAGCCGATGGCCAGTTGGCTTTTCCATAACAACGGCGACGGCACATTCACCGATGTCAGCAAGAGCTCAGAAATCGCTGCCCATTTAGGGAAAGCGTGGGGTGTAGTAGCCGCGGACGTAAACAACGATGGACGCATGGACCTGTTCGTCGCCAACGACACTGCCCCCAACTTCCTGTTCATAAATCGTGGCAAGGGGAAATTCGAGGAAATTGGAGAACCGGCAGGCATTGCCTACAGCGCAGCCGGCCGTCCCAGATCAGGAATGGGCGTGGACGCAGCCGATTACAACCAGGACGGCAACATCGATCTCTTCGTCGCCAATATCGATAACGAAATGTACGCGCTCTACAAGAACAACGGCGACGAGACCTTCGATGACCAGGCACTACCCACAGGCATTGGGAATGCGACGCGACTCATGAGCGGCTGGGGACTCAAGTTCTTCGATTACGACAATGATGGGAACCTCGATCTGTTTCTCTCCAATGGGGAGCCGGATGATCTGATCAACCTCCTCGATGCGCGCGTCTCCTATCGCGAGCCGCTCATGCTCTTTCAGAACACCGGCTCCGGATTCAAGAACGTGAGTGCTCAATCTGGGCCAGTCTTCGCGAAGCCCCTTTCAGCTCGTGGTTTGGCGATCGGCGATTTCAATAATGATGGTGCAATCGATGTCCTTATCTCGTGCAACAATGGCGGTCCATTGCTGCTGCGCAACAACATTGGCGCAGAAAGTCATTGGGTTGGTTTGAAGCTGGTCGGCAAAAAGGCCAATCGGGATGCGATCGGAGCGCGTGTGACCTACCAGGCCGGCGATCTGAAGCGTAGTCACATGAAAGTAGGAGGCGGCAGTTATTTGTCTTCGCACGATCCGCGCATCGTGCTCGGTATCGGCAAAAGAACGAAGATCGACTGGCTTGAAGTGAAATGGCCGCAACCTAGCGGCGCTGTCGAGCGGTTTACAAATGTTCCTATCGACCGCTACGTCACCATCATCGAGGGTACCGGTAAATGGCAGGTGACGAAATGGGCATAG
- a CDS encoding tetratricopeptide repeat protein, translating to MVSRFVSGSVLVLTVSILSFGQGSPSQPPAAAANHAINLAATGRCAEAIPELKRAVHQSIAADVKKKAGLAGLRCAMTHNQPYEAVDFLQVLNRDFHDDPEVLYQATHAYSDLAIRASQDLLRVAPSSYQVHELNAESLETQGKWDDAAAEYRKILAMNPNLPGIHYRLGRLLLSKPNPGPDVVDDARKNFEQELKIDPQNAGAEYVLGELARQSSQWPEAVNHFSRATKLDANFAEAYLGLGSSLIGEKRYADALQPLETGVKLQPENPAGHYDLATALSRTGHKEEAEREFAIHRKMQEANPSATPQ from the coding sequence ATGGTGTCCCGCTTTGTCAGCGGCTCTGTGTTGGTGCTGACTGTCTCAATCCTTTCCTTCGGCCAAGGTTCTCCGTCGCAGCCGCCCGCTGCAGCTGCGAACCATGCCATCAATCTCGCAGCCACCGGGCGCTGTGCTGAGGCGATTCCCGAACTGAAACGCGCGGTGCATCAGTCGATTGCAGCAGACGTAAAAAAGAAGGCCGGCCTCGCGGGATTGCGCTGTGCCATGACTCACAACCAGCCCTACGAGGCTGTCGATTTCCTTCAGGTTTTGAATCGAGACTTCCATGACGATCCTGAAGTTTTGTATCAGGCAACGCACGCATACTCCGATTTGGCAATTCGCGCTTCACAGGACCTATTACGCGTGGCCCCATCTTCTTATCAGGTGCACGAGCTGAATGCCGAATCGCTCGAGACCCAGGGCAAATGGGATGACGCGGCCGCCGAATACCGCAAAATTCTCGCAATGAATCCGAACCTGCCTGGCATTCATTACCGGCTTGGCCGGCTCTTGTTGTCGAAACCGAATCCCGGCCCAGACGTCGTGGACGATGCAAGGAAGAATTTCGAACAGGAACTTAAGATCGATCCCCAGAATGCCGGAGCCGAATATGTCCTGGGCGAACTCGCGCGGCAGTCGAGTCAGTGGCCGGAAGCCGTCAATCACTTCTCGCGCGCGACGAAGCTCGATGCCAACTTTGCCGAGGCTTATCTCGGACTAGGATCGTCTCTAATCGGCGAAAAGCGATATGCAGATGCGTTACAGCCGCTGGAAACCGGCGTGAAGCTTCAACCCGAGAATCCAGCCGGGCACTATGATCTGGCAACCGCCCTAAGCCGCACCGGACATAAAGAAGAGGCCGAGCGTGAATTCGCGATTCACCGCAAGATGCAGGAAGCAAATCCGTCGGCGACTCCGCAGTAA